The Panicum hallii strain FIL2 chromosome 9, PHallii_v3.1, whole genome shotgun sequence genome has a window encoding:
- the LOC112876722 gene encoding zinc finger protein ZAT11, whose amino-acid sequence MAYGKRSRQQAEEMIWLPEGADVARFLLLFSGHHQHHASPDPASAPERVFECKTCNRQFPSFQALGGHRASHKKPRLADGVDGAAAEPPKPKVHGCSICGLEFAIGQALGGHMRRHRAADQADGANPGLGLGLSLGSGIGPKDGGKKAAPAAELALDLNAVPELEEEPDRAKLGLSAVEFPVAVVDFLR is encoded by the coding sequence ATGGCGTACGGCAAGAGGTCGAGGCAGCAGGCCGAGGAGATGATCTGGCTGCCCGAGGGCGCCGACGTCGCGCGCTTCCTGCTTCTCTTCTCGggccaccaccagcaccacgcGTCGCCGGACCCGGCCTCGGCGCCGGAGCGGGTGTTCGAGTGCAAGACCTGCAACCGGCAGTTCCCGTCCTTCCAGGCGCTCGGCGGGCATCGGGCCAGCCACAAGAAGCCCCGCCTGGCGGACGGCGTCGACGGCGCCGCGGCCGAGCCGCCCAAGCCCAAGGTGCACGGCTGCTCCATCTGCGGGCTCGAGTTCGCCATCGGCCAGGCGCTCGGCGGCCACATGCGCCGCCACCGGGCCGCTGATCAGGCGGACGGCGCCAACCCCGGCCTCGGGCTTGGCCTCAGCCTCGGCAGCGGGATCGGGCCGAAAGATGGCGGCAAGAAGGCCGCGCCTGCGGCCGAGCTTGCACTGGACCTGAAcgccgtgccggagctggaggaGGAGCCGGATCGCGCCAAGCTGGGGCTCTCCGCCGTCGAATTCCCCGTAGCAGTAGTTGACTTCTTACGTTAA
- the LOC112875920 gene encoding E3 ubiquitin-protein ligase CSU1 — MPQRHSKNNNDLAFFTYEEKRKLGYGTQRERLGKDSIKPFDACCLCLKPLIDPLCCPKGHTFCKECILECLLAQKKDIKRKLAAHEAQKKQEKEEEEEKLMLQKAKELDAFDQQNHGAVPQYHDRSGSQDKNGFHGANSVKVTSFEEEALRNMKAFWLPSATPEASVKVDAPSTDTVCPEGQEKLKLKSLFPISFTEENADQKSKKSVEKSYMCPSCKSTLTNTMTLVAISTCGHVFCKKCSDKFLVKDKVCLECNKPFKERNLVPLEKGGTGFAAHDERLEARDFKYLGSGSGLGLVKPAPKAY; from the exons ATGCCGCAGCGGCACTCGAAGAACAACAATGACCTCGCCTTCTTCACGTACGAGGAGAAGCGGAAGCTCGGGTACGGCACGCAGCGGGAGCGCCTGGGGAAGGACTCCATCAAGCCCTTCGACGCCTGCTGCCTCTGCCTCAAGCCGCTCATCGACCCGCTGTGCTGCCCCAAGGGACACACCTTCTGCAAGGAGTGCATCCTCGAGTGTCTCCTCGCCCAGAAGAAGGATATCAAGCG CAAGCTAGCAGCTCATGAGGCCCAGAAAAAGCAAgagaaggaagaggaggaggagaagctgaTGCTGCAGAAGGCTAAGGAGTTGGATGCCTTTGATCAGCAGAATCATGGAGCTGTTCCCCAGTACCATGATCGCAGTGGCTCCCAAGACAAGAATGGATTTCATGGAGCAAACAGTGTGAAGGTTACTTCTTTCGAAGAGGAAGCTCTCCGCAATATGAAGGCATTCTGGCTCCCTTCGGCTACTCCTGAAGCTTCGGTCAAGGTAGATGCCCCCTCCACCGACACAGTCTGCCCTGAAGGGCAGGAGAAGCTCAAGTTGAAATCGCTCTTCCCAATCTCGTTCACTGAAGAAAACGCTGACCAGAAGAGCAAGAAGTCAGTGGAAAAGAGCTACATGTGCCCTAGTTGCAAGTCCACCCTTACAAATACCATGACCTTGGTGGCGATCAGCACCTGTGGCCATGTCTTCTGCAAGAAGTGCTCTGACAAGTTTCTAGTGAAGGATAAAGTTTGCTTGGAGTGTAACAAACCATTTAAGGAGAGGAATCTGGTTCCTTTGGAGAAAGGTGGAACCGGGTTTGCTGCGCATGATGAACGCTTGGAGGCAAGGGATTTCAAGTATTTGGGGAGTGGTTCTGGGTTAGGGTTAGTGAAACCAGCTCCAAAGGCTTACTAG
- the LOC112876063 gene encoding kinesin-like protein KIN-5B produces MAQTPNPSRRSLVGPAPMPFLTPRPERRHLEMRWADGGSQSAVRRSGVGAVAGNGGGWGGGDRDREVNVQVVLRCRPLSEDEQRANVQSAISCNDPKREVTVLHSLFKQADKTFTFDKVFGPKSQQKLVYDHAVAPIVNDVLEGYNCTVFAFGQTGTGKTYTMEGEMRQKVSELPDTAGVIPRAVRHIFDILEAGKAHYSMKVTFLELYNEDITDLLALEDQNRFPEDRQKRHITLMEDGKGGAVIRGLEEIVVYSPRDIYSLLERGSARRRTADTALNKQSSRSHAVFSINIHVKETTVGNEELMKCGRLNLVDLAGSENIARSGVREGRAREAGEMNKSLLTLGRVITALVEHSVHVPYRDSKLTRLLRESLGGKAKTCIIATVSPSVHSLEETLVTLDYASRAKSIRNKPEPNRKTCKSVMLKDIYQEMERMKQDVKAAREKNGVYIPHERFVLDEAEKKSMREKMEHLELSLEKQNKEVEKFKGLYLAEQERRLDFESQNKDLKVNLESWKGKFLDLQEAHCRANMLLREKDFVISNLLCSENSIVEHAKDMRNNLENAYGDITLLLSKLERQSKTEAANEGLLSSFRDALDQSLGVLHNTVVGSVCEQHKILESMNEQTKSYFSAKTESANQLERRITKAKDMYVSGVQCMKELADTLRQRSIIDAEQMRLNISTHAITVDNFLAMMVLEAEQILDDVLKSTSELKELLAFSAELQQAGLKRSLTSAQAMSKTSIDFFEHIRIHVSRLIKLMEQNQIERSSKLLGFENEFKEICVEDEQAAMNKIAAILAGLTAKKTTMVSAYVGQLNERYSEEQKHLNLEICNLQQISDNGKDESVAYVGVVESQFQEDMSSHAKLNDQMEGILQQCLKKGGHSVSYWSHTQSSLHDLCKSSIMEADDFIEERRNKNENIFQEKLMFSSQNDAEFNAITSDVLTSSKNSLLLDHETRKMIESASTTFSDHLELLNERHSEGTESIRNISSNCLEKNYMANSPIRHRPRELLTNANSLEAIEELRASVPDLVAKFRSENKLDEIDKGKQFSDQRTRTSRSPLMPVNQNVE; encoded by the exons ATGGCGCAGACGCCGAACCCCAGCAGGAGGTCGCTGGTCGGCCCGGCGCCGATGCCCTTCCTCACGccgcggccggagcggcggcACCTCGAGATGAGGTGGGCGGACGGGGGGTCCCAAAGCGCCGTGCGCCgcagcggcgtgggcgccgTTGCCGGCAACGGTGGAGGTTGGGGTGGAGGCGACAGGGATCGCGAGGTGAACGTCCAGGTCGTGCTCCGGTGCAG GCCACTTAGCGAGGATGAGCAGAGAGCGAATGTGCAGAGCGCCATCTCTTGTAATGACCCAAAGAGGGAGGTCACAGTTCTGCACAGCCTCTTCAAGCAAGCAGACAAAACGTTTACTTTTGACAAG GTGTTTGGACCAAAATCTCAGCAGAAGTTGGTATATGACCATGCTGTTGCACCGATTGTGAACGATGTCCTCGAAGGCTATAACTGCACTGTCTTCGCCTTTGGACAGACTGGAACAGGAAAAACGTATACCATGGAGGGAGAGATGAGACAGAAG GTCAGTGAACTGCCGGATACTGCTGGTGTCATCCCTAGAGCAGTGCGCCATATCTTTGATATACTCGAAGCAGGAAAGGCTCATTATAGCATGAAGGTAACCTTTCTAGAGCTCTATAATGAAGATATAACAGACCTATTGGCTTTGGAGGACCAGAACAGATTCCCTGAAGATAGACAGAAGAGGCATATAACTCTTATGGAAGATGGCAAAGGCGGGGCAGTCATAAGAGGGCTTGAAGAGATTGTTGTCTACAGTCCTAGGGACATATATAGCCTTTTAGAACGTGGATCAGCTAGGAGACGCACTGCTGACACTGCATTAAACAAGCAAAGCAG CCGATCACATGCTGTTTTTTCTATAAACATCCATGTCAAAGAAACAACTGTAGGTAATGAGGAACTCATGAAGTGTGGGAGGTTGAACCTTGTAGACTTGGCAGGATCAGAGAATATAGCTCGATCAGGCGTAAGAGAG GGTAGAGCAAGAGAAGCCGGAGAAATGAATAAGAGCTTATTAACTCTGGGGCGTGTCATCACAGCGCTTGTGGAGCATTCTGTTCATGTGCCATACAG GGATAGTAAGCTCACCAGGCTGCTAAGAGAGTCATTAGGAGGAAAAGCCAAAACATGCATCATAGCAACGGTGTCTCCTTCTGTTCATTCCCTGGAAGAAACACTGGTTACACTTGATTATGCTTCTCGTGCTAAAAGCATAAGGAATAAGCCTGAG CCAAATCGAAAAACATGTAAATCTGTTATGCTCAAGGACATCTACCAAGAAATGGAAAGAATGAAACAAG ATGTCAAAGCTGCAAGGGAAAAGAATGGAGTCTATATCCCTCATGAAAGGTTTGTCCTAGATGAGGCAGAAAAAAAG TCAATGAGGGAAAAAATGGAACATTTGGAGCTCAGTCTTGAAAAGCAGAACAAA GAAGTTGAAAAATTCAAAGGCTTGTACCTAGCAGAGCAGGAACGCCGCTTGGATTTTGAAAGTCAGAACAAAGATTTGAAG GTAAATCTTGAAAGCTGGAAGGGAAAGTTTCTAGATCTTCAAGAAGCTCATTGTAGAGCTAACATGTTGCTGAGGGAGAAGGACTTCGTAATCTCAAATTTACTTTGTTCTG AAAACTCAATTGTGGAACATGCAAAGGATATGCGCAACAATTTGGAAAATGCATATGGAGATATTACTTTACTTTTGAGTAAATTAG AAAGGCAATCAAAAACTGAAGCTGCAAATGAAGGCTTGCTATCTAGTTTCCGGGATGCATTGGATCAGAGTCTTGGAGTTCTGCATAACACAGTGGTTGGATCAGTTTGTGAACAGCATAAAATTTTGGAGTCTATGAATGAACAAACGAAGTCatacttttcagctaaaactgaG TCAGCAAATCAATTGGAGAGAAGAATCACAAAAGCCAAAGATATGTATGTCTCTGGGGTCCAATGCATGAAGGAGCTTGCTGATACCCTGAGACAGCGATCTATCATAGACGCTGAGCAGATGAGGCTTAACATATCTACTCATGCGATTACTGTTGACAAC TTTCTAGCGATGATGGTTTTGGAAGCTGAACAAATTCTGGATGATGTTCTGAAATCTACTTCAGAGCTCAAGGAACTTTTAGCCTTTTCTGCAGAACTACAACAGGCT GGATTGAAAAGGAGTCTTACTTCTGCACAAGCCATGTCAAAGACATCAATTGATTTCTTTGAACATATCAGGATACATGTGTCTCGGCTCATCAAACTTATGGAGCAGAATCAAATAGAAAGGTCCTCAAAGCTTCTTGGATTTGAGAATGAGTTTAAG GAAATTTGTGTTGAAGATGAGCAAGCTGCTATGAACAAGATTGCTGCGATTTTAGCAGGGTTGACTGCCAAGAAAACTACAATG GTTTCAGCATATGTGGGGCAGCTGAATGAGAGATACAGTGAAGAGCAGAAACACCTAAATTTGGAGATTTGCAACCTACAGCAGATTTCAGATAATGGCAAAGATGAGTCGGTGGCTTATGTTGGAGTAGTAGAGAGCCAGTTCCAGGAGGATATGTCATCGCATGCTAAATTAAATGATCAAATGGAAGGCATCTTGCAGCAATG CTTGAAGAAAGGTGGCCATTCTGTATCTTACTGGTCACATACACAATCATCTTTGCATGATCTTTGTAAGAGCTCAATCATGGAGGCTGATGATTTTATCGA AGAAAGAAGAAACAAAAATGAAAATATTTTCCAGGAAAAGCTGATGTTTTCTTCACAGAATGATGCAGAGTTTAATGCCATTACATCTGATGTGTTGACTTCTTCAAAGA ATTCCCTCTTATTGGATCATGAAACTAGAAAGATGATAGAAAGTGCCTCCACCACTTTCTCGGATCATCTGGAATTGCTGAATGAAAGACACAGTGAAGGCACAGAGTCTATAAGAAACATTTCAAGTAACTGTCTTGAGAAGAATTACATG GCTAATAGTCCGATTCGGCACCGTCCACGGGAACTACTGACCAATGCAAACAGCTTGGAAGCAATTGAAGAACTAAGAGCATCTGTTCCAGATCTCGTGGCAAAGTTCAGGTCGGAGAACAAGCTGGATGAAATTGACAAGGGGAAGCAATTCTCGGATCAAAGGACACGCACTTCAAGAAGTCCTCTGATGCCTGTCAATCAGAACGTTGAGTGA
- the LOC112873346 gene encoding uncharacterized protein LOC112873346 — protein MWNCSAPHPFLLPYGDDYARCESSSSPAGAVGLDRILPAEYDLYHSLNLSPSLHGLQTPTLFATNGSGSYLGANPIYSGETRPAFSQFSCTQPTAAAHLVRWAAAGETMTGDGSRLRGSKRLKTTTATATAQDPHHGLRCNAKPTRNQSMKAPCKRSQKLGDRITALQQLVSPYGKTDTASVLHEAATCIKHLHEQIQILTASYPAISSASSQQGTREEEGPTDLRRRGLCLAPLSPDVVQLVVSAEAALRHRDTADTEDRWRWLATL, from the exons ATGTGGAACTGCTCGGCGCCGCACCCATTCTTGCTGCCGTACGGCGACGACTACG CCAGATGTGAAAGCTCAAGTTCACCGGCAGGAGCTGTGGGCCTAGACAGGAT ACTACCAGCGGAGTATGATTTATACCATTCTCTGAACTTGTCACCATCACTGCACGGCCTTCAGACGCCAACGCTTTTTGCTACGAACGGTTCAGGGAGCTATCTAG GCGCGAATCCGATCTACAGCGGCGAGACCCGGCCTGCGTTTTCTCAGTTCAGCTGCACACAGCCAACTGCTGCTGCT CACTTGGTGAGATGGGCGGCAGCGGGGGAGACGATGACCGGTGACGGCAGCCGTCTCAGAGGATCAAAAAGGCTCAAGACAACGACGGCAACAGCAACAGCACAAGATCCACACCACGGCCTGCGGTGCAATGCCAAGCCGACAAGAAATCAGTCTATGAAG GCGCCATGTAAGAGGAGCCAGAAGCTCGGGGACAGGATCACGGCGCTTCAGCAGCTAGTCTCCCCGTACGGCAAG ACGGATACCGCGTCGGTGCTCCACGAGGCAGCTACCTGCATCAAGCACCTCCACGAGCAGATCCAG ATTCTGACCGCCTCCTACCCTGCAATTAGCTCAGCATCGTCACAGCAG GGCACCCGCGAGGAAGAAGGCCCGACGGATCTGCGCCGGCGAGGCCTGTGCCTGGCGCCGCTGTCCCCGGACGTCGTGCAGCTCGTGGTGTCGGCCGAGGCGGCGCTCCGCCACCGCGACACGGCCGACACGGAGGATCGCTGGCGCTGGCTCGCCACTCTGTAG
- the LOC112875921 gene encoding photosynthetic NDH subunit of lumenal location 1, chloroplastic, protein MASLQNLICSVSKQLVAPNFAVTAKLNGASHSVVSASSSGASSHEKNVTKRQLALLGAGALATGLLKTSSAFAEEVPKNYKSYVDAKDGYSYLYPAEWRDFDFLGHDSAFKDRNLALQCVRVGFIPTDKTDIRDLGPMDEAIFNLVNNVYAAPNQKPSIYDMQERTVDGKNYWTFEYDLEAPGYGVSAFATVAIGNGRYYTLIVTANERRWSRLRNRLKVVADSFKISDLTA, encoded by the exons ATGGCAAGCCTGCAGAATCTGATTTGTTCCGTATCTAAACAA TTGGTTGCGCCAAATTTTGCGGTGACTGCCAAACTGAATGGGGCTTCTCACTCTGTTGTCTCAGCAAGCTCAAGCGGAGCATCCTCGCATGAAAAGA ATGTCACGAAAAGACAGTTAGCTTTGCTTGGTGCTGGAGCATTAGCCACTGGCCTTCTGAAGACAAGCTCTGCATTTGCTGAAG AAGTACCGAAGAATTACAAGTCTTACGTGGATGCAAAAGATGGATATTCGTATCTCTATCCAGCCGAATGGAGG gatttcgacttcttgggtcaTGATTCAGCATTCAAAGATCGTAATCTGGCTCTTCAGTGTGTCCGTGTGGGATTTATTCCTACTGATAAAACAGATATTCGCGACCTAGGACCAATGGATGAG GCCATCTTCAATTTGGTGAACAACGTCTACGCTGCCCCAAATCAAAAACCGTCGATCTATGACATGCAAGAG CGCACGGTGGATGGCAAGAACTACTGGACGTTCGAGTACGATCTGGAGGCTCCGGGCTACGGCGTATCCGCGTTCGCGACAGTCGCCATTGGAAACG GTCGGTACTACACGCTGATCGTGACTGCGAACGAACGCCGGTGGAGCAGGCTCCGGAACAGGCTCAAGGTCGTCGCGGACTCTTTCAAGATCTCCGACCTGACCGCGTGA
- the LOC112872688 gene encoding uncharacterized protein LOC112872688, producing MASPPPSAPLPASAAAAAAAGNGRATSASPVDALFLQNLMSRVQLRPPFLDTNSFLTQDLDDFLLNEFAALSAAAGASDDDDDEDDEDDGLAGGEARRRRMLAREEAKLEKEIVRMVLAGEAEEKLKPNSGQSVAVGDHHLCVGFHDEAGGEYRVWEWHGHVMLFDDEDGYSAEYIYGNHFEPLAAATARAKKREKEKREKDLSMGLRDLVVGTDDGGNGNRSKENGSSGGPRVVRRNVVNSPAAPAR from the coding sequence atggcctcgccgccgccgtctgcgccgctccccgcctccgcggccgccgccgctgcggcggGCAACGGCCGCGCCACCTCCGCCTCGCCGGTGGACGCGCTCTTCCTCCAGAACCTCATGAGCCGCGTCCAGCTCCGCCCGCCCTTCCTCGACACCAACTCCTTCCTCACCCAGGACCTCGACGACTTCCTCCTCAACGAATTCGCCgcgctctccgccgccgccggggcgtccgatgacgacgacgatgaggACGATGAGGACGACGGGCTTGCCGGCGgggaggcgaggcggcggcggatgctGGCCAGGGAGGAGGCGAAGCTGGAGAAGGAGATCGTGCGGATGGTCCTGGCCGGGGAGGCCGAGGAGAAGCTCAAGCCCAACTCGGGCCAGTCCGTGGCCGTGGGCGACCACCACCTCTGCGTCGGCTTCCATGACGAGGCCGGCGGGGAGTACCGCGTCTGGGAGTGGCACGGCCACGTCATGCTCTTCGACGACGAGGACGGGTACTCCGCAGAGTACATCTACGGCAACCACTTCGAACCGCTCGCCGCTGCCACGGCCAGGGCCAAGAAGagggagaaggagaagagggaGAAGGACCTGAGCATGGGGCTTCGGGATTTGGTCGTGGGCACCGACGACGGTGGCAATGGCAATCGATCTAAGGAAAACGGCAGCAGTGGAGGGCCCAGGGTAGTGCGCAGGAATGTTGTCAATTCCCCTGCAGCGCCTGCTAGGTAA